A single window of Longimicrobiales bacterium DNA harbors:
- the sdaAB gene encoding L-serine ammonia-lyase, iron-sulfur-dependent subunit beta, giving the protein MVSLFDIIGPVMVGPSSSHTAGACRLGLIARAIFGGTPASARIGLHGSFAATGEGHGTHRAIVGGLVGIAPDDLRLRRAYDEAKAAGLDWTFEDLDLGEDAHPNTAVFDLVRGDGKVHVRGASVGGGRVEVTEIDGFPVSLGGDYHTLVVLARDEPGTIMTITGLCAAQHINLATMRVDRTGRHKDALMTIEADTAIPDDVLEELRGFDWVKWARSIEKIA; this is encoded by the coding sequence ATGGTCTCACTGTTCGACATCATTGGTCCGGTAATGGTCGGACCGTCGTCATCGCACACGGCCGGCGCGTGCCGGCTGGGCCTCATCGCGCGCGCCATATTCGGTGGCACACCCGCCTCTGCGCGCATCGGACTGCATGGCTCGTTTGCCGCCACGGGCGAGGGTCACGGCACGCACCGCGCGATCGTCGGCGGTCTGGTCGGCATTGCACCGGACGACCTGCGGCTCCGGCGCGCCTACGATGAGGCGAAGGCGGCCGGGCTGGACTGGACGTTCGAGGATCTCGATCTGGGCGAGGACGCGCATCCGAACACAGCCGTGTTCGACCTCGTGCGCGGCGATGGGAAGGTGCACGTGCGCGGCGCTTCCGTCGGCGGCGGGCGCGTCGAGGTGACGGAGATCGACGGTTTCCCGGTATCGCTCGGCGGTGACTACCACACGCTGGTCGTCCTCGCCCGTGACGAGCCGGGCACGATCATGACGATCACGGGACTGTGTGCCGCGCAGCACATCAACCTCGCCACAATGCGCGTCGATCGCACGGGCCGTCACAAGGATGCCCTGATGACCATCGAAGCCGATACGGCGATACCCGACGATGTCCTCGAGGAGCTGCGCGGCTTCGACTGGGTGAAATGGGCACGCAGCATCGAGAAGATCGCGTGA
- a CDS encoding DUF885 family protein, protein MMRTPAYLSATVVILGATLVPTHVSAQTAPIRETESVPPAAALTAATTSELHDAVTRFGIDRAALLRRHDAPWSATRRERLRSFYTDWTKRLEGLPFDTWDAESRIDYVLLRAELAYELALLEREERMVAEMAELLTFSGDIVRLQEARRELQTIDAPASARTLAALAADIDHVRRAVEAGVRDSGRTAVANNPADGGRAQTDARAPATTTKNDTVAPVRTTPVIAFRTAAAVNDLRQTLQRWYRFYSGYDPQFTWWAAEPYERANAALESYVKTLRERVVGIREGEDDPILGDPIGTEGLRADLAHEFIPYTPAELVAIAEREFAWCEAEMKRAAREMGHGDDWKAALEQVKTRYVEPGRQTELTRSLAVEAIEFVESRDLVTVPPLAKEIWRMEMLSPEQQKVAPFYLGGEVIQVAFPTDEMTHEDKMMAMRGNNVHFSRAVVHHELIPGHHLQGYMSSRYNPHRRAFATPFWNEGNAVYWEMVLWDVGFPQTPEDRIGMLFWRMHRAARIIFSLNVHLGTMTGEEAIDFLVDRVGHERANAAAEVRRSLNGSYPPLYQAAYMLGALQFRALQEELVGSGRMSLREFHDAILQGGTMPVELVRARLLGLSLPRDYEPQWRFGGQ, encoded by the coding sequence ATGATGCGCACGCCCGCATACCTGTCGGCAACAGTCGTGATCCTCGGCGCGACCCTCGTTCCGACCCATGTCAGCGCCCAGACCGCGCCGATCCGCGAGACGGAGTCCGTGCCGCCCGCAGCGGCACTCACGGCAGCGACGACGAGTGAGCTGCACGATGCCGTCACCCGTTTCGGCATCGACCGCGCCGCACTCCTGCGCCGGCACGACGCGCCCTGGTCGGCCACACGGAGGGAGCGGCTGCGCTCGTTCTACACGGACTGGACGAAGCGGCTGGAGGGACTGCCGTTCGATACGTGGGATGCCGAATCGCGCATCGACTACGTACTGCTGCGCGCAGAGCTGGCCTATGAGCTGGCACTGCTGGAACGGGAGGAGCGCATGGTGGCGGAGATGGCTGAACTGCTGACGTTCAGCGGTGACATCGTGCGCCTCCAGGAAGCCCGGCGCGAGTTGCAGACGATCGACGCACCGGCCTCCGCCAGGACTCTGGCGGCACTTGCTGCCGACATCGATCACGTTCGCCGTGCGGTGGAGGCGGGCGTGCGGGACAGTGGCCGCACCGCGGTGGCGAACAATCCAGCCGACGGCGGGCGTGCGCAGACCGATGCGCGCGCTCCAGCGACAACGACGAAGAACGATACCGTCGCACCGGTCCGGACGACGCCCGTCATCGCGTTCCGTACGGCCGCAGCCGTCAACGACCTGCGCCAGACGCTGCAGCGGTGGTACCGCTTCTATTCCGGCTACGACCCTCAGTTCACGTGGTGGGCGGCCGAGCCGTATGAGCGCGCGAATGCAGCGCTCGAATCGTACGTGAAGACTTTACGGGAGCGCGTCGTCGGCATTCGCGAGGGGGAGGATGACCCGATCCTCGGCGACCCGATCGGTACGGAAGGCCTGCGTGCCGATCTCGCGCACGAGTTCATCCCGTACACGCCGGCCGAGCTGGTCGCGATCGCCGAACGCGAGTTCGCCTGGTGCGAGGCCGAGATGAAGCGTGCGGCACGCGAGATGGGTCATGGTGATGACTGGAAGGCCGCGCTCGAGCAGGTGAAGACCCGCTATGTCGAGCCCGGCCGGCAGACAGAGCTCACACGCAGCCTCGCAGTCGAGGCGATCGAGTTCGTCGAGTCGCGCGACCTCGTCACGGTGCCGCCGCTGGCGAAGGAAATATGGCGGATGGAAATGCTCTCGCCCGAGCAGCAGAAGGTCGCGCCGTTCTACCTCGGCGGCGAGGTGATCCAGGTGGCGTTCCCGACGGACGAGATGACGCACGAAGACAAGATGATGGCCATGCGCGGCAACAACGTGCATTTCTCGCGCGCGGTGGTCCATCACGAGCTCATCCCCGGCCACCATCTACAGGGCTACATGAGCAGCCGCTACAATCCGCACCGGCGCGCGTTCGCCACACCATTCTGGAACGAGGGCAACGCTGTCTACTGGGAGATGGTTCTCTGGGACGTGGGGTTTCCGCAGACACCGGAGGACCGCATCGGCATGCTGTTCTGGAGAATGCACCGGGCGGCGCGCATCATCTTCTCGCTCAACGTGCACCTCGGCACGATGACCGGCGAGGAGGCGATAGACTTTCTCGTCGACCGCGTCGGCCATGAGCGCGCGAACGCCGCTGCCGAGGTGCGTCGCTCACTCAACGGCTCCTATCCGCCGCTGTATCAGGCCGCGTACATGCTCGGTGCACTTCAGTTCCGCGCTCTGCAGGAGGAGCTGGTCGGATCCGGACGGATGAGCCTGCGCGAATTCCATGACGCGATCCTCCAGGGCGGTACCATGCCGGTAGAGCTGGTGCGTGCCCGCCTGCTGGGGCTGTCGCTGCCGCGCGACTACGAGCCGCAGTGGCGCTTCGGCGGACAGTAG
- the sdaAA gene encoding L-serine ammonia-lyase, iron-sulfur-dependent, subunit alpha produces the protein MHRSVESLVREAEESGRQLPDVVLQMEVDESGVSAEEIRARVRHTLRVMRSAIEEGLRGESRSPSGLTGGRAKRLFDNGPRLLGPRVTMTLARAIGTLEVNAAMGLIVAAPTAGAAGVLPAILMSVGEFLELDEEKLVDAMLVAGGIGGVIAHRASLSGAEGGCQAETGTAAAMGAAAVCWIAGGTGEQVATSVALSLQGMLGLICDPIGGLVEIPCIYRNASAAMQAIAAAEMALAGCDFPVSADEVIDVMGEVGRKMPVAYRETALGGLAATPSARRLVQIQPSRTPTGISQ, from the coding sequence ATGCACAGGTCAGTGGAATCACTGGTACGCGAGGCCGAAGAATCCGGCCGTCAGTTGCCGGATGTCGTGCTTCAGATGGAGGTGGATGAGAGCGGTGTCTCCGCGGAGGAGATCCGCGCCCGCGTCCGCCACACGCTGCGCGTGATGCGCAGCGCCATCGAAGAGGGGCTCAGGGGCGAGTCGCGGTCACCGAGCGGGCTGACGGGCGGGCGGGCGAAGCGGCTGTTCGACAACGGGCCGCGCCTGCTGGGCCCGCGCGTCACCATGACGCTCGCGCGTGCGATCGGCACGCTCGAGGTCAACGCCGCAATGGGCCTGATCGTCGCCGCGCCGACGGCCGGCGCGGCCGGTGTACTGCCCGCGATCCTGATGAGCGTCGGCGAGTTCCTGGAGCTGGACGAGGAGAAGCTCGTCGACGCGATGCTCGTTGCGGGCGGAATCGGCGGCGTCATCGCGCACCGCGCATCACTGTCGGGTGCCGAGGGCGGCTGCCAGGCGGAAACCGGTACAGCGGCCGCGATGGGTGCCGCGGCCGTCTGCTGGATCGCCGGCGGTACCGGCGAGCAGGTCGCGACGTCCGTGGCGCTCTCGCTCCAGGGCATGCTCGGCCTGATCTGCGATCCGATCGGCGGCCTGGTCGAGATCCCATGCATCTACCGCAACGCGTCCGCCGCCATGCAGGCCATCGCGGCCGCCGAGATGGCCCTCGCCGGCTGTGACTTCCCCGTATCGGCTGATGAGGTCATCGACGTAATGGGCGAGGTCGGCAGGAAGATGCCCGTCGCCTACCGCGAAACCGCGCTCGGCGGCCTCGCGGCCACACCGTCCGCACGCCGGCTCGTACAGATTCAGCCATCCCGCACACCGACGGGTATCAGCCAGTGA